The following coding sequences lie in one Halorarum halophilum genomic window:
- a CDS encoding RraA family protein, which produces MSRHCPNTYSREALISTDMPTDTKPVESTVLDRLEQCSTSAIADTNHGSVTTLASAIESIHTDGTVAGPVRTVALDPAALSAPVQTLDTARKDEVVVVDAEDSTDEAIWGELLSTYATATDVRGMVTNGAVRDVSGIRDLGFPVFARAVTPRGPSGSEEAERNGQVTVGGALITPGDVLVGDDSGVVVIERAAVEDVTAAAEAIAETERDVDRLIGEGRSLEQAFEDAGM; this is translated from the coding sequence ATGTCCAGGCATTGTCCCAATACATATTCACGTGAGGCGCTCATCTCAACGGACATGCCAACGGATACCAAACCAGTCGAGAGCACGGTACTCGACCGGTTGGAGCAGTGCTCGACGTCCGCAATTGCAGACACGAACCACGGAAGTGTAACCACGCTGGCCTCCGCGATCGAGTCGATCCATACCGACGGCACGGTCGCCGGACCGGTCCGGACAGTCGCGCTCGACCCCGCGGCCCTCTCGGCACCTGTCCAGACCCTCGATACTGCGCGCAAAGATGAAGTCGTGGTGGTTGATGCTGAGGACAGCACTGACGAGGCCATCTGGGGCGAGTTGCTCTCGACATACGCGACCGCGACTGATGTGCGAGGGATGGTCACGAACGGAGCGGTCCGGGACGTGTCCGGAATACGAGACCTTGGATTTCCCGTCTTCGCACGGGCAGTCACGCCGCGCGGGCCGAGCGGAAGCGAGGAAGCCGAGCGGAATGGGCAGGTCACTGTTGGCGGCGCGCTGATTACCCCGGGCGACGTACTCGTCGGTGACGACTCCGGCGTGGTTGTTATCGAACGTGCCGCCGTTGAGGACGTCACCGCAGCCGCCGAGGCGATCGCTGAGACGGAACGAGATGTAGATCGATTGATTGGCGAAGGACGATCGCTCGAACAGGCCTTCGAGGACGCGGGGATGTGA
- a CDS encoding metal-dependent hydrolase, which yields MWPVGHLAVGYFCYVAVVAWTDRSLPANWRSLAVLAFATQLPDLIDKPLGYAGILPSGRSLAHSLVVVFVATAGVRLAVSIARARQDLHLSRSILAAYRLPLLVGYLSHLVADSYGALLAGGVWRIRYLAWPLLPAIEYGSDGVAPWNRLLAMTLTPQIQAELLLAAAAIVVFVALRLRKQ from the coding sequence ATGTGGCCAGTAGGGCACCTGGCAGTCGGGTACTTCTGCTACGTGGCAGTCGTGGCGTGGACTGACCGATCGCTTCCAGCCAACTGGCGGTCCCTTGCCGTGCTCGCGTTCGCGACGCAACTCCCGGATCTCATTGACAAACCGCTCGGGTACGCCGGAATTCTCCCCAGCGGCAGGTCGCTGGCCCACTCGCTCGTCGTCGTCTTCGTCGCTACCGCAGGCGTCCGGCTTGCCGTCAGTATTGCGCGCGCCAGGCAGGATCTCCACCTGTCGCGGTCCATTCTGGCTGCGTACCGTCTTCCGCTACTGGTAGGCTACCTATCCCATCTCGTGGCGGACTCGTATGGAGCGCTTCTCGCCGGTGGGGTCTGGCGTATCCGGTATCTCGCGTGGCCGCTCCTCCCTGCGATCGAGTACGGATCTGACGGGGTCGCACCCTGGAACCGACTCCTCGCTATGACGCTCACCCCCCAAATCCAGGCGGAGCTACTCCTCGCTGCAGCCGCGATCGTGGTGTTTGTAGCACTCAGACTGAGGAAGCAGTGA
- a CDS encoding DUF58 domain-containing protein, which yields MRATRRTWTVTAAGLVVLLLGVVSERPLLLFAGAAVGAWLLSRQYAAYHSIRAVHSDLSVDVRPIEYHVLIEQDVRVTATVRLANPAPAPVRLSFPVPVAAVATAEDARTVDVPRGETAAATTFAWSFPTAGRYTVPPATVTVTDTDGLFAETFERGEPVTLHVDAREPQDVTVGRGGEKVASRYGEHPAGRSGTGLTPAELRQYLPGDALDRIDWKATARLHTPYVREFEAETDRQIVMVVDHRSRMTAGQPGETAFEYAREVALGFTATTEAAADPLGCWTVGDDGVTGQISPVTGAAGYAGIRDRLRQLSPTGSPALPTTDSPPGSGVLRPTVARERATRLDGDSSLFATRLSPFFEAADPYIQRLAGDPLNETIRRVRVDVRGTTWLVILTDDTDRDRLREAVRLATNDGGFALVFLTPQVLFEERGLDDIEAAYARYVDFEEFRRELDRLPRVTAFEVGPGDRLDALLAARRRAQ from the coding sequence ATGCGCGCCACACGCCGCACGTGGACGGTCACCGCCGCGGGGCTGGTGGTCCTCCTTCTCGGGGTCGTCTCCGAGCGACCGCTGCTCCTATTCGCCGGTGCGGCAGTCGGCGCGTGGCTACTGTCCCGTCAGTACGCCGCATACCACTCGATCCGGGCGGTCCATTCCGACCTGTCGGTCGATGTCCGCCCCATCGAGTATCACGTGCTCATCGAGCAAGACGTCCGGGTGACCGCGACGGTCCGGCTTGCGAACCCTGCCCCCGCCCCCGTCCGGCTTTCGTTCCCCGTTCCTGTCGCGGCAGTCGCCACCGCTGAGGATGCCCGAACTGTCGACGTCCCACGCGGGGAAACCGCAGCCGCGACGACGTTCGCCTGGTCGTTCCCCACAGCGGGCCGGTACACAGTTCCACCGGCGACGGTGACGGTAACCGACACCGACGGGCTGTTCGCGGAGACGTTCGAGCGGGGCGAGCCAGTCACACTCCACGTCGACGCTCGGGAACCCCAGGACGTCACCGTCGGCCGGGGCGGCGAGAAGGTGGCGTCCCGGTACGGCGAACACCCTGCGGGGCGAAGCGGCACCGGTCTCACGCCAGCGGAGCTGCGGCAGTACCTCCCCGGGGACGCGCTCGATCGTATCGACTGGAAGGCGACCGCCCGGCTACACACACCGTACGTCCGGGAGTTCGAGGCGGAGACTGATCGTCAGATCGTCATGGTGGTCGACCACCGTTCGCGGATGACCGCCGGACAACCGGGGGAGACCGCGTTCGAGTATGCCCGGGAAGTCGCGCTCGGATTTACTGCGACAACGGAGGCGGCTGCCGACCCGCTCGGCTGCTGGACTGTCGGCGACGATGGCGTGACGGGGCAGATCTCGCCAGTCACCGGGGCAGCCGGATATGCTGGCATCCGTGACCGACTGCGACAGCTCTCGCCGACGGGATCGCCAGCACTGCCGACAACGGACTCACCACCGGGGAGCGGGGTGCTCCGTCCCACTGTCGCCCGTGAGCGCGCCACACGACTGGATGGGGACAGCTCACTGTTTGCGACGCGTCTCTCACCGTTTTTCGAGGCTGCTGATCCGTACATCCAGCGGCTGGCGGGCGATCCACTGAACGAGACGATTCGGCGGGTCCGCGTCGACGTCCGGGGCACGACGTGGCTCGTGATCCTCACCGACGACACTGACCGCGACCGGCTCCGCGAAGCTGTCAGGCTCGCGACGAACGATGGGGGGTTCGCACTCGTGTTTCTCACCCCACAGGTGCTCTTCGAAGAGCGCGGCCTCGACGACATCGAGGCCGCGTACGCTCGGTACGTCGACTTCGAGGAGTTCCGACGAGAACTCGACCGACTCCCCCGTGTTACGGCGTTCGAAGTTGGACCTGGCGACCGGCTCGATGCGCTCCTGGCCGCACGGAGGCGAGCTCAATAA
- a CDS encoding DUF1616 domain-containing protein: MRSDSRWWQLLPAPVRRLPADLTACALLVCLTLVAVFLPVVRMTQLRILLGLPFVLFAPGYALIAALFPEAGESPTETTDEESSPDRSGIDGIERVALSFGTSIAVVPLVGLVLNFTPFGIRLLPLMVSLSGLTFGLIGVAAHRRWALSADERFSVPYQAWYAVARSELVHPESRADAALNVLLVICVILAASSVAYAVAVPNQGERFTEFYLLTETDDGELVADGYPIEYTQGQPQSLIVGIENQEYMRVDYTVVVELQRVVVEDNSTTVSEREELKRWEPSVAHNETWHLEHSIAPGMTGTELKLTYLLYQGDPPSEPTVDNAYRELHLWVNVSAPAARPSGGDEPPSEPRFTKGLPACSC; encoded by the coding sequence ATGCGCTCGGACTCCCGGTGGTGGCAGCTCCTCCCCGCACCGGTTCGGCGGCTCCCCGCGGATCTGACTGCCTGTGCGCTCCTCGTCTGCCTGACGCTGGTCGCTGTCTTTCTGCCGGTCGTTCGGATGACCCAACTGCGGATCCTCCTCGGGCTTCCGTTTGTGCTGTTCGCTCCGGGCTACGCACTCATCGCCGCGCTGTTCCCCGAGGCGGGCGAGTCACCGACCGAAACGACTGACGAGGAGTCCTCGCCCGACCGCTCGGGCATCGACGGGATCGAGCGCGTCGCGCTCTCGTTCGGGACGAGCATCGCCGTCGTCCCGCTCGTCGGGCTGGTGTTGAACTTCACGCCGTTCGGCATCCGGCTGCTCCCGCTCATGGTGTCGCTCAGCGGCCTCACGTTCGGCCTCATTGGTGTCGCGGCCCATCGTCGCTGGGCGCTCTCCGCGGACGAGCGGTTCAGCGTCCCGTACCAAGCATGGTACGCGGTTGCCCGGTCCGAGCTCGTCCATCCGGAGAGTCGCGCCGATGCAGCGCTGAACGTGCTGTTAGTCATCTGCGTCATCCTCGCCGCCTCGAGCGTCGCCTATGCGGTCGCCGTCCCGAATCAGGGGGAGCGATTTACCGAGTTCTACCTGCTCACGGAGACGGACGACGGCGAACTCGTGGCCGACGGCTACCCGATCGAGTACACACAGGGACAGCCGCAGTCGCTGATCGTTGGGATCGAGAATCAGGAGTACATGCGAGTGGACTACACAGTCGTTGTCGAGCTCCAGCGAGTGGTAGTCGAGGACAACTCGACGACAGTGAGCGAGCGAGAGGAACTGAAACGATGGGAACCGAGCGTCGCCCACAACGAGACGTGGCACCTCGAGCACAGCATCGCCCCGGGGATGACCGGGACGGAGCTCAAGTTGACGTACCTGCTCTACCAGGGGGACCCACCGTCCGAACCGACCGTCGATAACGCGTACCGGGAGCTCCATCTCTGGGTGAACGTGAGTGCCCCGGCGGCTCGGCCGTCGGGTGGCGACGAGCCGCCGTCGGAGCCACGCTTTACCAAAGGGCTACCCGCTTGCTCATGCTAG
- a CDS encoding DUF7509 family protein, which translates to MRDRIIDNLPRAVGDSGALPAVRREQFLVYLMGPYRTFDVDTLLPADADVETDAPSFATWNEASGEYAEDEVLRLLQETRDCLRDRGFNAFLAIDVGIPLDELDAASQSIAFANASNATVFIAPQVGDNLGVGIEIGSVLEDLLSSDGMHGPAAEATPPPCTRRVMVATEPSVRSAMLGSVNARWDASVRTFTDAADCCRLCAQFCTHIQNAELYGSLARLD; encoded by the coding sequence ATGCGGGACCGGATTATCGACAACCTTCCTCGGGCCGTCGGTGACTCGGGTGCCCTACCCGCAGTTCGACGCGAGCAGTTTCTCGTCTATCTGATGGGCCCGTACCGGACGTTCGACGTCGACACACTGCTGCCGGCAGATGCCGATGTCGAGACCGACGCGCCCTCGTTTGCGACGTGGAACGAAGCCAGCGGCGAGTACGCCGAGGACGAGGTCTTGCGCCTCCTCCAAGAGACGCGTGACTGCCTCCGCGACCGAGGCTTCAACGCCTTCCTCGCGATCGATGTCGGAATCCCACTTGATGAGCTGGATGCCGCGTCACAGAGTATCGCCTTCGCGAACGCGAGCAATGCAACCGTGTTCATCGCGCCACAGGTCGGCGATAATCTCGGCGTCGGCATCGAAATCGGGAGCGTCCTCGAAGACCTGCTATCGAGCGACGGAATGCACGGGCCGGCGGCCGAGGCCACGCCACCACCGTGCACGCGACGGGTGATGGTTGCGACCGAGCCGTCGGTGCGGAGTGCGATGCTTGGGTCAGTCAACGCACGCTGGGACGCGAGTGTTCGGACGTTCACGGATGCTGCAGACTGCTGTCGACTATGCGCGCAGTTCTGTACACATATTCAGAATGCGGAGCTCTACGGCTCACTTGCCCGCCTAGACTGA
- a CDS encoding DUF4129 domain-containing protein, producing MSRQVRRVVLCALLLVLAAAGPAVNATLGVGESVGDASRVVSVDGSSLQPNTAQAAVNNSTVRHENPEEAGETGDLQGVESHLARLMAARLGESTIQISQGEYEQGRTLLGDEYTDIYGKYVDVTGETPSAGEGDAFESAAENQREFASTLEEYQETRSDYEQARENGNNREARQHARELVRLSGQLSDSGDELTDAYAGVENASGTGFDREEAIIQGITQNVSEETTELAAQTFRATSLSITHVGDSDSISFTDPLVVSGRLTTENGSAVASRTVRFAVGERTVTTETDGEGRVEFAYRPVRLPLSTEQLSVQYRPSASSVYLGSNATVPVAVSLTTADVSATGPSSASFSDDVTVRGRVVAADTGVPGVPVQLTLGDVVLGTITTNETGGYALTTALPAGVSAGETPITASVAQSDRAVDGDGTAAPMTVTPTETRLQLNATASTQRSIQVDGTLRTADGDSVPNQSVELRLAGSTIRDVETGADGDFSTRLSVPASLQGESNVTVVAVFSGERTNLNASHAQVNVLLRRAGGNSNDSGTVVPGGGDGGPAAPGVGTSFLQLPLHWVAGGALLLAVFGMVYALHRGSEPSQVDANNAATTSTAADTTTADEPGPLALAAEQYANGDIRATVELAFATVRRHVERRDGLASTLTAREFVEQYASGDKSDRAAITELAALYEHAAFGGQGVPEELGTTALSLARSVVGEDEGSTPASPDD from the coding sequence GTGTCACGGCAGGTCCGACGTGTCGTCCTGTGTGCCCTCCTCCTCGTCCTCGCAGCGGCGGGGCCCGCCGTAAATGCTACGCTCGGCGTCGGTGAGTCGGTTGGTGATGCATCCCGCGTGGTCAGTGTCGACGGGTCGTCGCTCCAGCCGAACACCGCCCAAGCGGCGGTGAACAACTCCACGGTCCGGCATGAAAATCCTGAGGAGGCAGGGGAGACGGGCGATCTCCAAGGGGTCGAATCGCATCTCGCTCGGTTGATGGCCGCCCGGCTTGGCGAGAGTACGATCCAGATCAGCCAGGGTGAGTACGAACAGGGCCGGACCCTCTTGGGAGACGAGTATACGGACATCTACGGAAAATACGTCGACGTCACAGGAGAGACGCCGAGCGCTGGAGAGGGCGACGCGTTCGAATCGGCCGCCGAAAACCAGCGGGAGTTCGCGAGCACCCTCGAAGAGTACCAGGAGACCCGATCGGACTACGAGCAGGCTCGTGAGAACGGTAACAACCGCGAGGCTCGCCAACACGCTCGCGAGCTCGTCCGCCTCTCCGGACAGCTCTCCGACTCCGGTGACGAACTCACTGACGCGTACGCGGGGGTTGAGAACGCGTCGGGGACGGGTTTCGATCGGGAGGAAGCGATCATCCAAGGAATCACGCAGAACGTCAGTGAAGAGACGACGGAGCTGGCTGCACAGACGTTCCGCGCAACCAGTCTCTCCATCACGCACGTCGGGGATTCGGATTCGATATCGTTTACGGACCCTCTCGTCGTGTCGGGCCGGCTCACGACCGAGAACGGAAGCGCCGTCGCAAGCCGCACCGTCCGCTTCGCCGTCGGCGAGCGGACGGTCACGACGGAGACGGACGGCGAAGGACGTGTCGAGTTCGCGTACCGGCCCGTCCGACTCCCACTCTCAACCGAGCAACTCTCGGTCCAGTACCGCCCCTCGGCGTCGTCCGTGTATCTCGGCTCCAACGCGACGGTTCCCGTCGCTGTCTCACTGACGACGGCTGACGTCTCGGCGACGGGGCCATCTTCGGCGTCGTTCAGTGACGACGTGACGGTTCGCGGTCGGGTCGTGGCCGCCGATACTGGCGTGCCCGGTGTTCCCGTCCAGCTCACGCTAGGCGATGTCGTCCTGGGAACGATAACGACGAACGAGACTGGCGGCTATGCACTCACCACGGCGCTTCCTGCGGGGGTGTCGGCGGGCGAGACCCCGATCACCGCCTCCGTCGCACAGTCCGACCGAGCGGTCGATGGTGATGGGACAGCGGCCCCGATGACGGTCACGCCGACGGAGACGCGACTCCAGCTGAACGCGACGGCCAGTACACAGAGATCGATTCAGGTGGACGGGACGCTTCGCACGGCCGACGGGGATAGTGTCCCCAACCAATCCGTCGAGCTCCGACTTGCGGGGTCGACGATTCGCGATGTGGAGACAGGGGCCGACGGGGACTTTTCCACGCGCCTCTCCGTTCCAGCGTCGCTTCAGGGCGAGTCGAACGTGACAGTCGTCGCGGTCTTCTCCGGGGAGCGGACGAACCTGAACGCGTCGCACGCCCAGGTCAACGTGCTGCTCCGGCGGGCGGGTGGGAATTCGAACGACTCCGGGACCGTGGTTCCGGGTGGCGGTGATGGCGGTCCAGCTGCCCCCGGTGTCGGTACCTCGTTCCTCCAGCTCCCGCTTCACTGGGTGGCTGGGGGTGCACTGCTCCTCGCAGTGTTCGGAATGGTGTACGCGCTTCACCGGGGATCCGAGCCCTCACAGGTGGACGCGAACAACGCTGCCACCACGTCGACCGCTGCAGACACGACGACTGCGGACGAACCAGGGCCGCTGGCGCTCGCAGCCGAGCAGTACGCGAACGGTGACATCCGGGCGACCGTCGAACTCGCCTTCGCCACGGTTCGCCGCCACGTCGAGCGACGCGACGGGCTGGCCTCCACGTTGACGGCCCGGGAGTTCGTCGAGCAGTACGCGTCCGGAGACAAGTCGGATCGGGCGGCGATCACGGAGCTTGCAGCACTGTACGAGCATGCTGCCTTTGGTGGCCAGGGCGTCCCGGAGGAACTCGGGACGACGGCACTCTCGCTTGCGCGGTCGGTCGTCGGAGAGGATGAAGGGTCGACGCCCGCTTCACCGGACGACTGA
- a CDS encoding DUF7344 domain-containing protein, whose amino-acid sequence MCELQSVFRALADTRRRAALSCLQKHQTVFLPDLAEHVAEQERGTDVTTISEEWVRDVYFSLYHKHVPRLEEANLVQYEQSDDVVVKTDRVGEALMEVREAVDSLRQTS is encoded by the coding sequence GTGTGTGAGCTTCAATCCGTGTTTCGGGCGCTGGCAGACACCCGCCGTCGTGCTGCTCTCTCCTGCCTGCAGAAGCACCAGACCGTGTTCTTACCTGATTTGGCGGAGCACGTCGCCGAACAGGAACGGGGGACGGACGTGACGACCATCTCAGAAGAATGGGTGAGAGACGTGTATTTCTCGCTCTATCACAAGCATGTGCCGAGATTGGAGGAGGCCAACCTGGTTCAGTACGAGCAGTCGGATGATGTCGTAGTCAAGACGGACCGGGTTGGCGAGGCTCTCATGGAGGTCCGAGAAGCGGTGGATTCACTGAGACAGACGTCCTGA